The Mauremys reevesii isolate NIE-2019 linkage group 1, ASM1616193v1, whole genome shotgun sequence genome has a segment encoding these proteins:
- the LOC120382011 gene encoding ecto-ADP-ribosyltransferase 5-like isoform X1, producing the protein MTPITLELGIQGRHFSWLVLRFSWNFLPVPQVKMTFLLITVTYLCAYTLMDSIDAVMLVNCHPVLDMACNAFDDQYIGCTEDMENIIKSKLLQQEKSRHKLFNKTWEAAKNQWNMKKNLSLPVGFKDENGIAILAYTRGGNVPLYPEFNKAVREAGKSRAYYLKHFPFKALHFYLTRALQLLKRDCAEMYETEVYRGVRSLHFEPNRRGNMSRFGTFTSSSLKRDVAQKSGLDTFFTIRTCFGVRVENISYFRGEAEVLIPVYEIFRVSNFTKDKNSNMFVLHSTNQTFSRYNCAYIEGKKGRRCP; encoded by the exons ATGACCCCAATCACCTTGGAACTAGGGATCCAGGGCAGGCATTTCTCTTGGTTGGTGTTGAGATTCTCATGGAATTTTCTTCCTGTCCCCCAGGTGAAGATGACATTTTTGCTGATCACCGTGACTTACCTTTGCGCTTACACATTGATGGACTCAATCGATGCTGTAATGTTG GTGAATTGTCATCCAGTGCTGGACATGGCATGCAATGCTTTTGATGACCAGTATATCGGCTGCACAGAGGACATGGAAAATATAATCAAGTCTAAACTGCTGCAGCAAGAGAAATCAAGGCACAAGTTGTTTAACAAAACATGGGAAGCTGCGAAAAACCAATGGAATATGAAGAAAaacctctctctgcctgtagGGTTTAAGGATGAGAATGGAATAGCAATCCTGGCCTATACCAGAGGAGGTAATGTACCTTTGTACCCGGAATTCAACAAAGCTGTGAGAGAGGCTGGTAAATCCCGAGCTTATTATCTCAAACATTTCCCATTCAAAGCCCTTCATTTTTATTTGACCAGAGCGTTGCAGCTCCTGAAGAGAGACTGTGCTGAGATGTACGAGACGGAGGTGTACCGGGGAGTCCGTTCTCTCCACTTCGAACCCAATAGGAGAGGTAACATGAGCCGGTTTGGGACATTTACCTCTTCATCTTTAAAGAGGGACGTAGCTCAGAAATCTGGCTTGGACACATTCTTCACCATCCGGACCTGCTTCGGGGTCCGCGTTGAAAACATCTCTTATTTCCGAGGTGAGGCAGAAGTGCTGATTCCAGTCTATGAGATATTTAGGGTGTCCAACTTCACCAAGGACAAGAACAGCAACATGTTTGTCCTCCACAGCACAAACCAGACCTTCAGCCGTTACAACTGCGCCTACATAGAAG GAAAGAAAGGGCGACGGTGTCCCTAG
- the LOC120382011 gene encoding ecto-ADP-ribosyltransferase 5-like isoform X2 yields MTFLLITVTYLCAYTLMDSIDAVMLVNCHPVLDMACNAFDDQYIGCTEDMENIIKSKLLQQEKSRHKLFNKTWEAAKNQWNMKKNLSLPVGFKDENGIAILAYTRGGNVPLYPEFNKAVREAGKSRAYYLKHFPFKALHFYLTRALQLLKRDCAEMYETEVYRGVRSLHFEPNRRGNMSRFGTFTSSSLKRDVAQKSGLDTFFTIRTCFGVRVENISYFRGEAEVLIPVYEIFRVSNFTKDKNSNMFVLHSTNQTFSRYNCAYIEGKKGRRCP; encoded by the exons ATGACATTTTTGCTGATCACCGTGACTTACCTTTGCGCTTACACATTGATGGACTCAATCGATGCTGTAATGTTG GTGAATTGTCATCCAGTGCTGGACATGGCATGCAATGCTTTTGATGACCAGTATATCGGCTGCACAGAGGACATGGAAAATATAATCAAGTCTAAACTGCTGCAGCAAGAGAAATCAAGGCACAAGTTGTTTAACAAAACATGGGAAGCTGCGAAAAACCAATGGAATATGAAGAAAaacctctctctgcctgtagGGTTTAAGGATGAGAATGGAATAGCAATCCTGGCCTATACCAGAGGAGGTAATGTACCTTTGTACCCGGAATTCAACAAAGCTGTGAGAGAGGCTGGTAAATCCCGAGCTTATTATCTCAAACATTTCCCATTCAAAGCCCTTCATTTTTATTTGACCAGAGCGTTGCAGCTCCTGAAGAGAGACTGTGCTGAGATGTACGAGACGGAGGTGTACCGGGGAGTCCGTTCTCTCCACTTCGAACCCAATAGGAGAGGTAACATGAGCCGGTTTGGGACATTTACCTCTTCATCTTTAAAGAGGGACGTAGCTCAGAAATCTGGCTTGGACACATTCTTCACCATCCGGACCTGCTTCGGGGTCCGCGTTGAAAACATCTCTTATTTCCGAGGTGAGGCAGAAGTGCTGATTCCAGTCTATGAGATATTTAGGGTGTCCAACTTCACCAAGGACAAGAACAGCAACATGTTTGTCCTCCACAGCACAAACCAGACCTTCAGCCGTTACAACTGCGCCTACATAGAAG GAAAGAAAGGGCGACGGTGTCCCTAG